One stretch of Micromonospora cremea DNA includes these proteins:
- a CDS encoding NADP-dependent oxidoreductase, with amino-acid sequence MRALQFSKYGPASVLEVSEAPEPHAGPGQIRVAVRASGVNPADTYVRAGRFQEWIPLRLPHVPGVDAAGVVDEVGDGVITVRVGDEVFGITDYAQMGGANAEYAVLVAWAPKPAALSWEQAGGAAGNIETATRVLDRLGVEDGTTLLIEGAAGGVGTTAIQLAVARGAAVIGTASDRNHDFVASLGAIPTTYGPGLAERVDALMPGGVDAVLDCAGSGSIPDLVRLVASPDRVVSIADINAAAYGVHLSRGSGPGADSPSLEGIAAAGDLAERGRFTVPVAAVFSMEEAAAAHELSESRHTRGKIVLKP; translated from the coding sequence ATGAGGGCTCTGCAATTTTCCAAGTATGGTCCCGCGAGTGTGCTTGAGGTCTCGGAGGCACCGGAACCGCACGCCGGACCGGGACAGATCCGGGTGGCGGTTCGGGCCTCGGGTGTCAATCCGGCCGACACGTACGTCCGCGCCGGCCGATTCCAGGAATGGATTCCGCTCCGCCTGCCGCACGTGCCCGGCGTCGACGCAGCCGGCGTGGTGGATGAGGTCGGTGACGGAGTGATCACGGTTCGGGTAGGCGATGAGGTTTTCGGGATCACGGACTACGCCCAGATGGGCGGAGCAAACGCCGAATACGCCGTCCTGGTCGCGTGGGCACCGAAGCCGGCCGCCCTGAGCTGGGAACAGGCCGGCGGCGCGGCCGGCAACATCGAGACGGCCACGCGCGTGCTCGACCGACTGGGCGTGGAGGATGGCACCACGCTGTTGATCGAGGGTGCGGCTGGCGGGGTCGGTACGACCGCGATCCAACTCGCGGTCGCTCGCGGCGCGGCCGTCATCGGCACGGCCAGCGACCGCAACCATGACTTCGTCGCCTCGCTCGGGGCGATCCCGACCACCTACGGCCCCGGGCTGGCCGAGCGGGTCGACGCTCTGATGCCCGGCGGAGTAGATGCCGTACTCGACTGTGCCGGCTCTGGCTCTATACCCGACCTGGTCCGCCTGGTCGCAAGCCCGGACAGGGTGGTGAGCATCGCAGACATCAACGCCGCGGCGTACGGCGTGCACCTATCGCGCGGCTCTGGTCCCGGCGCGGACTCACCGTCTCTCGAAGGAATCGCCGCCGCTGGCGACCTCGCCGAGCGGGGCCGCTTCACGGTGCCGGTCGCTGCCGTGTTCTCCATGGAAGAGGCGGCCGCTGCCCACGAGTTGAGTGAGTCCCGCCACACGCGAGGAAAGATCGTGCTGAAGCCGTAG
- a CDS encoding TetR/AcrR family transcriptional regulator: MTDRLPHTLRSDALDNRERILDAARAVFAVEGLDVPMREVARRARVAPATLYRRFPTKEMLVTEAFAEQMYACRAVVDEGLADPDPWHGFCLVIEKMCELHARDGGFTAALTSTFPNAVDFDARREYALRSIAELARRAKEAGRLRPDFALDDVILVLMANSGIHAPSPTAKVTASRRFAALAIQAFHASPDASPLPPVARPAPPASVSRGQAG, translated from the coding sequence GTGACCGATCGTTTGCCTCACACCCTTCGCTCCGACGCCCTGGACAACCGCGAGCGCATCCTCGATGCCGCCCGCGCGGTCTTCGCCGTTGAAGGTCTGGACGTGCCGATGCGGGAGGTCGCACGGCGCGCCAGGGTTGCACCAGCCACCCTGTACCGCCGATTTCCGACCAAGGAGATGTTGGTCACCGAGGCATTCGCAGAGCAGATGTACGCGTGTCGCGCCGTCGTCGACGAGGGCCTTGCCGATCCGGATCCGTGGCACGGCTTCTGTCTCGTCATTGAGAAAATGTGTGAACTGCACGCACGCGATGGGGGCTTTACCGCAGCTCTCACCTCGACGTTTCCCAATGCCGTGGATTTCGACGCGCGCCGCGAATACGCGCTCAGGTCGATCGCCGAACTGGCCCGCCGCGCCAAGGAAGCCGGCCGTCTGCGCCCCGACTTCGCCCTGGACGACGTCATCCTCGTGCTCATGGCCAACAGCGGTATCCACGCGCCCTCGCCGACTGCCAAGGTCACCGCCTCCCGGCGCTTCGCCGCGCTCGCCATCCAGGCGTTCCACGCCAGCCCGGATGCCTCGCCGCTCCCGCCCGTGGCGCGGCCGGCGCCCCCGGCATCGGTATCCCGCGGCCAAGCGGGCTAG
- a CDS encoding DUF3800 domain-containing protein: MAGTGGYRSRKLTRIVDTLHFAPSHASRLVQAVDLVTFLFQRLEIPGTDPHAAAVNEQLWALVEPRRYHSHRWNPMTHPH, encoded by the coding sequence GTGGCGGGCACCGGCGGCTACCGGTCGCGGAAGCTGACCCGGATCGTCGACACGCTGCACTTCGCGCCGTCCCACGCGAGCCGCCTGGTGCAGGCGGTGGACTTGGTGACGTTCCTGTTTCAGCGGCTGGAGATCCCCGGCACCGACCCGCATGCCGCCGCAGTGAACGAACAGCTATGGGCACTCGTCGAGCCTCGGCGCTATCACTCGCACCGCTGGAATCCGATGACCCACCCGCACTGA
- a CDS encoding DUF3800 domain-containing protein: MLLTYVDESFTASVYWIGALMVPDAVAIPLSEALDQVVTDAVKAYGVPVDAELHGYDIFHGRKAWRGVPPRARIAVYRAAMAAIGAQDEVAIILRGVKREQLNKRYTYPRPAHEVVLSHVLERIDGYATSREEYALVIADELHDQAAHRADLDGIEWRAPAATGRGS, translated from the coding sequence GTGCTGCTCACCTACGTCGACGAGTCGTTCACAGCCAGCGTCTACTGGATCGGCGCCCTGATGGTGCCGGACGCCGTCGCGATCCCGCTAAGCGAAGCGCTTGACCAGGTGGTGACCGACGCGGTGAAGGCCTACGGCGTGCCGGTCGACGCCGAGCTCCACGGCTACGACATCTTCCACGGCCGAAAGGCGTGGAGGGGTGTGCCGCCTCGCGCGCGGATCGCGGTCTACAGGGCTGCTATGGCAGCCATCGGCGCTCAGGACGAGGTGGCGATCATCCTGCGCGGTGTGAAGCGGGAGCAGCTAAACAAGCGGTACACCTACCCGCGGCCGGCTCACGAGGTGGTGCTGTCGCACGTGCTGGAGCGAATCGACGGGTACGCCACATCGCGAGAGGAGTACGCGCTGGTCATCGCCGACGAGTTGCACGACCAGGCAGCCCATCGGGCTGACCTGGACGGTATCGAGTGGCGGGCACCGGCGGCTACCGGTCGCGGAAGCTGA
- a CDS encoding ATP-dependent DNA ligase, which translates to MSPARRRASAAADPVLRRPVTPMLATPVDAVPEGPDLVHQPKWDGWRCIAFREADGVYLQSRAGRNLTTYFPDITRAIRTLPAGVVLDGELIVWQRGRTNFALLQRRITAGRGLLRLVHDCPAHYVLFDLLTDAGGEVIVDRPLSERQARLEQLLVDAPPQLTVTPETTDMRQVADWLLNWTVAAGIEGVVTKRLSGRYEMGKRGWWKSRTRLVTEAIVGGVTGSIHNPVTVLLGRFDRRGRLRYTGRTHPLTSAQREQLAGMLSLLHPQQHRLAAAVHPWPEPLPASWSGQLEGPEPLRYVQVEPTVVAEIDADVAFEHGRWRHRVRYARARPDMSVYDVPLLLGEEEGYFGVP; encoded by the coding sequence GTGAGCCCGGCCCGGCGCCGGGCCAGCGCGGCGGCGGATCCTGTGCTGCGCCGGCCGGTCACGCCGATGCTCGCCACGCCGGTCGACGCCGTGCCCGAGGGCCCCGACCTCGTACACCAGCCCAAGTGGGACGGCTGGAGGTGCATCGCCTTCCGGGAGGCCGACGGGGTGTACCTGCAGTCGCGGGCCGGCCGGAACCTCACCACCTACTTCCCGGACATCACCCGGGCGATCCGGACGCTCCCGGCCGGGGTGGTGCTGGACGGTGAGCTGATCGTGTGGCAGCGCGGCCGGACGAACTTCGCGCTGCTGCAGCGGCGGATCACCGCCGGCCGCGGGCTCCTGCGCCTGGTCCACGACTGCCCCGCCCACTACGTGCTGTTCGATCTGCTGACTGACGCCGGCGGCGAGGTGATCGTCGACCGGCCGCTGTCGGAGCGGCAGGCCCGGCTCGAGCAGCTACTCGTCGACGCGCCGCCCCAGCTGACTGTGACCCCCGAGACGACGGACATGCGGCAGGTCGCGGACTGGCTGCTGAACTGGACCGTCGCGGCCGGCATCGAGGGCGTGGTCACCAAGCGGCTCTCGGGGCGCTACGAGATGGGCAAGCGCGGCTGGTGGAAGTCTCGGACCAGGCTCGTGACCGAGGCGATCGTCGGCGGGGTGACCGGCAGCATCCACAACCCGGTCACGGTCCTGCTGGGGAGGTTCGATCGGAGGGGCCGGCTGCGGTACACCGGGCGGACCCACCCGCTGACCTCCGCCCAGCGGGAGCAGCTCGCCGGGATGCTGTCTCTGCTGCACCCGCAGCAGCACCGCCTGGCCGCCGCGGTGCACCCGTGGCCGGAGCCGCTGCCGGCGTCCTGGTCGGGGCAGCTGGAGGGGCCGGAGCCGCTGCGGTACGTGCAGGTGGAGCCGACGGTGGTGGCAGAGATCGACGCCGACGTCGCCTTCGAGCACGGGCGGTGGCGGCATCGGGTGCGGTACGCGCGGGCCCGGCCGGACATGTCGGTGTACGACGTGCCGCTGCTGCTTGGTGAAGAGGAGGGCTACTTCGGCGTGCCGTAG
- a CDS encoding IclR family transcriptional regulator domain-containing protein — MVQSLSDPDDDGASAPAEAPQTRSGDRLQSLTRGLAVLRGFSRQHATMSVSEVAKNAQLSRAAARRVLLTLEDLGYVRSEHARYSLRPKVLELGYAYLSSLYPWDYALPVMQAFSAEVDENILAGVMDGTDVVCVARTTRKPVSVSVPVGGRIPAFASSMGRVILANEDDDKLEAYLDRVELRAYTPQTITSVEELRAELKRVRAQGWSLVEDELAVGVVGIAAPIYGPGRRVVAALNVSIHGKHDESSEHIAVTRARLLECSRELSLLFGGSGGV; from the coding sequence ATGGTGCAATCGCTCTCAGATCCGGACGACGACGGTGCTTCTGCCCCCGCCGAAGCGCCGCAGACCCGTTCCGGCGACCGCCTGCAGTCCCTCACCCGTGGGCTCGCCGTGCTCCGAGGCTTCTCGCGCCAGCACGCGACCATGTCGGTCTCCGAGGTCGCCAAGAACGCCCAGCTCAGCCGGGCGGCCGCCCGCCGGGTCCTGTTGACGCTCGAGGACCTCGGCTATGTCCGGTCGGAGCACGCCCGCTACTCGTTGCGGCCGAAGGTCCTTGAGCTCGGCTATGCATACCTGTCTTCGCTCTACCCCTGGGACTACGCGTTACCGGTGATGCAGGCCTTCAGCGCCGAGGTCGACGAGAACATCCTCGCCGGTGTGATGGATGGCACCGACGTTGTCTGCGTTGCGCGGACGACCCGCAAGCCGGTGTCTGTGTCGGTGCCGGTCGGTGGACGCATCCCGGCCTTCGCCTCGTCGATGGGTCGCGTGATCCTCGCGAACGAGGACGACGACAAGCTCGAGGCGTACCTCGACCGTGTGGAGCTACGGGCCTACACGCCCCAGACGATCACCTCGGTCGAGGAGTTGCGGGCCGAGCTCAAGCGGGTCCGCGCCCAGGGCTGGTCGCTGGTCGAGGACGAGCTCGCGGTCGGCGTTGTGGGCATCGCGGCCCCGATCTATGGCCCCGGACGGCGGGTCGTGGCGGCGCTGAACGTGTCGATCCATGGCAAGCACGACGAGTCGTCCGAGCACATCGCGGTGACCCGGGCACGCCTGCTCGAGTGCAGCCGGGAGCTCAGCCTGCTGTTCGGCGGTTCGGGCGGGGTGTGA
- a CDS encoding MmgE/PrpD family protein yields the protein MRSHESSSTSPRDLSTSICLTRWGEQLRCGRSTPWLRTRCGVEPDCPRGGGGRRPARDTGRRPDPGVASAGAPADAAFVNTVLIRYLDFNDWAPNLHPSDCLGGLLAFADEPGVDGRRLLTATVVAYEVLIGLTRAMRPRDIVATVRAPDPPWGRGDRCRGRPPPQRPATCRAPAGQVRRPCGSLGAGTGIGAGCRRGGLVGREPPGRSRPRARG from the coding sequence ATGAGGTCGCACGAGTCGTCGTCGACTTCGCCGCGGGACTTGAGTACATCGATCTGTCTGACGAGGTGGGGCGAGCAGCTGCGGTGCGGCCGTTCGACTCCGTGGTTGCGCACTCGGTGCGGCGTTGAGCCCGACTGCCCGCGCGGCGGTGGCGGTCGCCGCCCCGCCAGGGACACGGGGCGTCGGCCGGATCCTGGGGTGGCGTCGGCCGGGGCTCCGGCCGACGCCGCCTTCGTCAACACCGTGCTGATCCGCTATCTGGACTTCAACGACTGGGCGCCGAACCTCCACCCGAGCGACTGCCTCGGCGGGCTGCTCGCCTTCGCCGACGAACCCGGTGTCGACGGCCGACGCCTCCTCACCGCAACCGTCGTCGCGTACGAGGTGCTCATCGGCCTGACGCGGGCCATGCGCCCGCGAGACATCGTCGCCACCGTCCGCGCCCCGGACCCACCGTGGGGCCGAGGTGACCGTTGCCGGGGCCGCCCGCCACCGCAACGACCCGCGACCTGCCGAGCACCTGCGGGCCAAGTTCGTCGACCTTGCGGCAGCCTTGGAGCCGGCACGGGCATCGGGGCCGGATGCCGTCGCGGAGGCCTGGTGGGACGTGAGCCGCCCGGACGGTCTCGCCCACGCGCTAGGGGCTGA
- a CDS encoding LLM class flavin-dependent oxidoreductase → MTGKFPVDFGFMLPQVFTETAVDLKVVETVAVRAEQAGLHSLWTQAQVVGKADVLEPLTLLSYVAAMTNRIRLGTSVLIVTEHTPVQLAKLVSSLDVISNGRVMVGLGMGAPLLRLQMGGFEMDRPVRRLIETADILKALFSDGPANYQGRIWQLNDVDMNPKPRQRPTPPIWLGGRHPDGLRRAVKHGTGWMGPGGASTADFGSYVQQIRQILAEQGRDPAQFTIAKRIYIAVEGNRAEAERRIKDRFEVYSKNGDKGTEVSVYGTADDVAAGIQEVIDLGAQLVVLNPLYDFVRQQEALFEIINT, encoded by the coding sequence GTGACGGGCAAGTTCCCGGTCGACTTCGGTTTCATGCTCCCTCAGGTGTTCACCGAGACCGCGGTCGACCTGAAGGTCGTCGAGACAGTGGCTGTGCGGGCCGAGCAAGCGGGCCTCCACAGCCTCTGGACCCAGGCGCAGGTCGTCGGCAAGGCCGACGTGCTGGAGCCGTTGACGCTGCTGAGCTACGTGGCCGCCATGACCAACCGGATCCGGCTGGGCACGTCTGTGCTCATCGTCACCGAGCACACACCGGTGCAGTTGGCCAAGCTGGTCTCCTCACTTGACGTGATCTCCAACGGTCGAGTGATGGTCGGGCTGGGGATGGGCGCGCCGCTGCTGCGATTGCAGATGGGCGGCTTCGAGATGGACCGGCCGGTACGGCGGCTCATCGAGACAGCCGACATCCTCAAAGCCCTGTTCTCCGACGGCCCTGCAAACTACCAGGGCCGGATCTGGCAACTCAACGATGTCGACATGAACCCGAAGCCGCGACAGCGGCCGACGCCGCCGATCTGGCTCGGCGGACGCCATCCGGACGGCCTGCGACGTGCGGTCAAGCACGGCACAGGCTGGATGGGGCCGGGTGGTGCCTCCACGGCGGACTTCGGCAGCTACGTCCAGCAGATTCGGCAGATCCTTGCCGAACAAGGCCGTGACCCGGCCCAGTTCACCATTGCCAAACGCATCTACATCGCAGTGGAGGGCAACCGGGCCGAGGCTGAGCGCCGGATCAAGGACCGGTTCGAGGTGTACTCCAAGAACGGGGACAAGGGCACCGAGGTCAGCGTCTACGGCACCGCCGACGACGTGGCCGCGGGCATCCAGGAGGTCATCGACCTCGGGGCGCAGCTCGTCGTCCTCAACCCGCTGTATGACTTCGTCAGGCAGCAGGAAGCACTCTTCGAGATCATCAACACGTAA
- a CDS encoding ABC transporter substrate-binding protein produces MRLRLARIGAALIGCTLLATACGSGDSSTAATDEAGRLVVNGEVIADAALLDAAKAEGRVSLYTAYLQDVAQKFTDDFTKQTGIDVESVRLTPTQLQERTISEGGAKLLGADVIQTSDPLNNSALVDAGVIKCDVLDEAFTATIDDRYLDPKGCAYPTTVSTMVIAYNTAVLGSTTPPKTWQDLLKPEYKGKIGVLIAGVGGSAWSNFMYLREKFGVEYWENLAAQNVKIQTSSATLGPQVERGEIPIGIVSASTAMTSKANGAPVDFVLPSDGLADYGTYTLLSEPSVVKDSHPNAAQLFRNWLYSKAGQESVAAANGGAWAVRTDAAAPEGLPAYTDLPMVVLDLDQWRRVQEDWVAEWNDIFNYQAN; encoded by the coding sequence ATGAGGCTCCGTCTGGCTCGCATTGGCGCGGCTCTGATCGGCTGCACGCTCCTAGCGACAGCCTGCGGCTCCGGTGACTCCAGCACCGCCGCAACCGATGAAGCAGGTCGACTCGTCGTCAACGGCGAGGTCATCGCGGACGCGGCACTACTCGACGCCGCGAAGGCCGAGGGCAGGGTGAGCCTGTACACCGCGTACCTGCAGGACGTGGCGCAGAAGTTCACCGACGACTTCACCAAGCAGACCGGCATCGACGTCGAGTCCGTGCGGCTCACCCCGACCCAGCTCCAGGAGCGGACCATCTCCGAGGGGGGCGCGAAGCTGCTCGGCGCGGATGTCATCCAGACTAGCGACCCGCTCAACAACTCAGCCCTGGTTGATGCCGGCGTCATCAAGTGCGACGTACTTGACGAGGCATTCACCGCAACGATCGACGACCGCTACCTGGACCCAAAGGGCTGCGCCTACCCGACGACGGTTTCCACGATGGTGATCGCCTACAACACCGCAGTACTCGGCAGTACCACGCCGCCGAAGACCTGGCAGGACCTGCTCAAGCCGGAATACAAGGGCAAGATCGGCGTGCTCATCGCTGGCGTCGGCGGCAGCGCCTGGTCCAACTTCATGTATCTGCGCGAAAAATTCGGCGTGGAGTACTGGGAGAATCTGGCGGCGCAGAACGTCAAGATCCAGACATCGAGCGCGACCCTCGGTCCTCAGGTCGAGCGGGGCGAGATCCCGATCGGCATCGTCTCCGCCTCGACCGCCATGACCTCCAAGGCGAACGGGGCACCGGTCGACTTCGTCCTGCCCTCGGACGGCCTCGCCGATTACGGCACCTACACGCTGCTGTCAGAGCCGAGCGTCGTGAAGGACTCCCACCCGAACGCGGCCCAACTCTTCCGCAACTGGCTCTACTCGAAGGCCGGGCAGGAGTCGGTCGCGGCCGCGAACGGCGGCGCCTGGGCGGTCCGAACCGACGCTGCGGCGCCGGAGGGCCTGCCCGCCTACACCGACCTGCCGATGGTCGTGCTCGACCTCGACCAATGGCGGCGGGTCCAGGAGGACTGGGTCGCGGAGTGGAACGACATCTTCAACTACCAGGCCAACTGA
- a CDS encoding ABC transporter permease, producing the protein MVSTFGCLGALAIGGGLAWLATRTDAPAPWLIHLAGFMPLFISLLIASLAWSLLASPEVGYLNIVLDSIGIGWNLNVYSLPGMIGIFALYYSPYAYILIGSALTVMNPEIEESAQVHGAKRFTVLRNVTFPLLTPAVIAAALLVFVLIAENFDVVQILGVPNGIETLSSRIYNLMVSYRPNQNQAAAVGVALMVVVFGVVALQNRILKRNDYATVTGKGYRPRKMPLGKWRWLALVATILYLFIAVVLPMLALVVSALRRSQYVGSVGDLFDTSVLSTARFSSTLESDDFYLGLQNSMVVSLGAAILGGLLFFAVAFVVNKTNVPGRQVLSYISAMPLAMPALVVGLGFLWTWTRSPIPLYGTLYILVLASVTRFLPQGYQGMSSGLSQIGRDLEDSAYTHGATRIRAARSITLPLVRAGVGSTLFLVFILAFRELSTTLLLFTTKTQTLSILIYHQWDNGSWQSVSCLALIFSAVLFAVGLLGRALFGLGKT; encoded by the coding sequence GTGGTCAGCACCTTCGGCTGCCTCGGCGCGTTGGCCATCGGTGGCGGGCTGGCGTGGCTCGCCACCCGCACCGACGCACCTGCACCGTGGCTGATCCACCTTGCCGGGTTCATGCCGCTGTTCATCTCGCTGCTGATCGCGTCCTTGGCGTGGAGCCTGCTGGCCTCGCCCGAGGTCGGGTACCTCAATATCGTGCTGGACAGCATCGGCATCGGATGGAACCTCAACGTCTACAGTCTCCCTGGCATGATCGGGATCTTCGCGCTGTACTACTCGCCGTATGCCTACATCCTGATCGGCAGCGCGTTGACCGTCATGAACCCCGAGATTGAGGAATCCGCGCAGGTCCACGGCGCGAAGCGATTCACCGTCCTGCGCAACGTCACCTTCCCGCTGTTGACGCCGGCGGTGATCGCCGCGGCGCTGCTGGTCTTCGTGCTGATCGCGGAGAACTTCGACGTCGTTCAGATCCTCGGCGTGCCCAACGGCATCGAGACCCTGTCGTCACGGATCTACAACCTGATGGTCTCCTACCGGCCGAACCAGAACCAGGCCGCCGCGGTCGGGGTGGCGCTCATGGTCGTGGTCTTCGGCGTGGTCGCGCTCCAGAACCGCATTCTCAAGCGCAACGACTACGCGACCGTTACGGGCAAGGGCTATCGGCCCCGCAAGATGCCGCTCGGCAAATGGCGTTGGCTCGCCCTCGTCGCGACGATCTTGTATCTGTTCATCGCGGTGGTGCTGCCGATGCTCGCGCTCGTCGTGAGCGCGCTGCGTCGCAGCCAGTACGTCGGCTCGGTGGGGGACCTGTTCGACACCTCGGTGCTGAGCACCGCCCGGTTCAGCAGTACGCTCGAGTCGGATGACTTCTACCTCGGCCTGCAGAACAGCATGGTTGTGTCGCTCGGCGCGGCGATCCTCGGCGGGTTGCTGTTCTTTGCCGTCGCGTTCGTGGTGAACAAGACCAACGTTCCGGGCCGGCAGGTCCTCAGCTACATCTCGGCGATGCCGCTCGCGATGCCCGCCCTCGTGGTGGGTCTCGGCTTCCTATGGACGTGGACGCGCAGCCCGATCCCGCTCTACGGCACGCTCTACATCCTGGTCCTGGCCTCGGTGACGAGGTTCCTCCCTCAGGGATACCAGGGCATGAGCTCGGGGTTGTCCCAAATCGGACGCGACCTCGAGGACAGCGCCTACACCCATGGCGCGACACGGATTCGCGCCGCGCGCAGCATCACGTTACCCCTCGTGCGGGCGGGCGTCGGATCGACACTGTTCCTCGTCTTCATCCTCGCCTTCCGCGAGTTGTCAACAACGCTGCTGCTCTTCACCACCAAGACGCAAACCCTGTCCATCCTCATCTACCACCAGTGGGACAACGGCTCGTGGCAGTCGGTGTCCTGCCTCGCGCTCATCTTCAGCGCGGTGCTCTTCGCGGTCGGCCTCCTGGGCCGGGCCCTGTTCGGCCTGGGCAAGACGTGA
- a CDS encoding ABC transporter ATP-binding protein, producing the protein MITQRTRDGGSRASARDRVPAGTRGRHPDSDGGEHMTSADANVSVEITALRKTFNGKAAVDGVDLSVRQGETLVLLGPSGCGKTTTMRSIVGLEDPDEGRITIDGRVVFDSSKRLHIPANERGIGMVFQSYAIWPHMTVRQNVQFSLKIQKLAKRESDERVDRTLELLGLTELGPRPASLLSGGQMQRVALARSLAMRPSVLVLDEPLSNLDARLRERLRIELKELHESLKTTSIYVTHDQGEALALADRIGVMHDGKIVQLTDPVTLYRRPATQFVADFLGATNFLPGVLATGKDGTGCGVRWGTDDGQSAATVQTTCPMRGAVGDKVTLSIRPEAIGIAAAGGEPAADNTVEGVVAVASFMGDHTQYVVESSAGQRIQVKRTGNDDLLERGTKVRLTLPPAAVRVFDIEGQAWY; encoded by the coding sequence ATGATCACCCAACGCACTCGTGACGGCGGGTCGCGTGCCTCGGCGCGCGACCGCGTCCCAGCCGGTACCCGGGGCCGCCACCCGGACAGTGACGGAGGGGAGCATATGACCTCGGCAGACGCCAACGTCTCGGTCGAGATAACCGCGTTGCGCAAGACGTTCAACGGCAAGGCCGCCGTGGACGGGGTGGACCTTTCGGTTAGACAAGGCGAGACTCTCGTCCTGCTCGGCCCCTCCGGCTGTGGCAAGACAACGACGATGCGCTCAATCGTGGGCCTTGAGGACCCGGATGAAGGCCGCATCACAATCGATGGCCGGGTCGTCTTCGACTCCTCGAAGCGGCTGCATATCCCAGCCAACGAGCGCGGGATCGGCATGGTCTTCCAGTCCTACGCGATCTGGCCGCACATGACCGTCCGCCAGAACGTCCAGTTCTCGTTGAAGATCCAGAAGCTGGCCAAGCGCGAGTCCGACGAGCGGGTCGACCGGACCCTCGAGTTGCTCGGCCTGACCGAGCTCGGGCCACGACCGGCGAGCCTGCTGAGCGGTGGGCAGATGCAGCGGGTCGCGCTTGCCCGCAGCCTCGCGATGCGCCCAAGCGTGCTGGTGCTCGACGAGCCGCTGAGTAACCTCGACGCCCGCCTGCGCGAGCGGCTGCGGATCGAGCTGAAGGAGCTGCATGAGTCGCTGAAGACCACAAGCATCTACGTCACGCACGACCAGGGGGAGGCACTAGCCCTCGCCGATCGCATCGGGGTCATGCACGACGGGAAGATCGTCCAGCTGACTGACCCAGTGACCCTCTACCGGCGGCCAGCGACGCAGTTCGTGGCCGACTTCCTCGGTGCCACCAACTTCCTCCCCGGCGTCCTGGCCACTGGCAAGGACGGCACCGGCTGCGGGGTCAGGTGGGGCACCGATGACGGCCAGAGCGCCGCGACCGTGCAGACGACCTGCCCGATGCGTGGCGCTGTGGGCGACAAGGTCACCCTGTCGATCCGGCCGGAGGCGATCGGCATCGCGGCGGCGGGGGGCGAGCCCGCCGCGGACAACACCGTCGAGGGCGTCGTCGCCGTCGCCAGCTTTATGGGCGACCACACGCAGTACGTCGTCGAGTCTTCCGCCGGACAGCGGATCCAGGTCAAGCGGACCGGCAATGACGACCTGCTCGAGCGCGGCACGAAGGTGCGGCTGACGCTCCCGCCGGCGGCGGTACGAGTCTTCGACATCGAGGGGCAGGCATGGTACTGA
- a CDS encoding carboxymuconolactone decarboxylase family protein: MLNEDRFAAGTAARRRVLGDEYVNRSLASASEFGRPLQELVTEYCWGWLWNRDGLPDRVRSLINLGMLAALGREHELRLHVAGALRNGCTKEEIQEALLHAGIYAGVPAAVSAFRIAQDVIADHDHPTHS; encoded by the coding sequence ATGCTCAACGAAGACCGTTTCGCTGCTGGCACGGCGGCGCGCCGACGCGTCCTCGGCGACGAATACGTGAATCGCTCCCTGGCGAGCGCCTCGGAATTCGGACGCCCGCTGCAAGAGCTCGTCACCGAGTACTGCTGGGGTTGGCTGTGGAACAGGGACGGTCTGCCGGACCGCGTCCGCAGTCTGATCAACCTCGGCATGCTGGCCGCCCTCGGGCGCGAGCACGAACTCCGCCTGCACGTGGCCGGCGCCCTACGCAACGGGTGCACCAAGGAGGAGATCCAGGAGGCCCTCCTGCACGCGGGCATCTACGCCGGTGTCCCAGCTGCGGTGTCGGCGTTCCGTATTGCCCAAGACGTCATTGCCGACCATGATCACCCAACGCACTCGTGA